Proteins found in one bacterium genomic segment:
- the thiL gene encoding thiamine-phosphate kinase produces the protein MATELAIIKRLRELLPRIGDDAVEFKVPNIPIVSVDSFAMGEHFGDYFTPYDMGYKALAASISDIAACGGVPKYALVSIGIKNGDIDWVDNFYDGVRAIASTYEVEIIGGDITKSDTIFVSVTVIGGTSHFVRRSGAKVDDVICITGELGSSYAGLLCLKRGYKKENKLIKKHLNPLPRVKEGIKIARYANSMIDISDGLSTDLFHILEESKVSARIWRSEIPISKEIKKIAEKFHMTPESLALNGGEDFELLFTISKNYIGKAKKEVEFTEIGEIIECEMQNAKCKIIDENGNEIPVKGFDHFKE, from the coding sequence ATGGCTACTGAATTAGCGATAATAAAGAGGTTAAGAGAGCTACTCCCTAGGATTGGGGATGATGCTGTGGAGTTTAAAGTTCCTAATATTCCAATTGTTTCTGTGGATTCCTTTGCAATGGGTGAACATTTTGGCGATTATTTTACACCGTATGATATGGGGTATAAGGCACTTGCAGCCTCAATATCCGATATTGCAGCTTGTGGTGGAGTTCCTAAATATGCACTTGTATCAATTGGAATCAAAAATGGTGACATTGACTGGGTAGATAATTTTTACGATGGGGTTAGAGCTATTGCTTCAACTTACGAAGTAGAAATAATAGGAGGAGATATTACTAAATCGGATACTATATTTGTGAGTGTTACTGTAATTGGTGGAACTTCTCATTTTGTTAGAAGAAGTGGGGCTAAAGTTGATGATGTTATCTGTATAACAGGAGAACTTGGCAGCTCTTATGCAGGTCTTTTATGCTTGAAAAGAGGCTATAAGAAAGAAAATAAATTGATAAAAAAGCACCTTAACCCATTACCAAGAGTAAAAGAGGGAATAAAAATTGCAAGGTATGCAAATTCAATGATAGATATATCGGATGGGCTTTCAACTGACCTTTTTCATATACTTGAGGAGTCAAAAGTCTCTGCAAGAATATGGCGAAGTGAAATTCCTATAAGTAAAGAAATAAAAAAGATAGCAGAGAAATTTCATATGACACCTGAAAGTCTTGCATTAAATGGGGGCGAGGATTTTGAGCTCTTGTTTACAATATCAAAGAACTATATTGGAAAAGCTAAGAAAGAAGTTGAATTTACAGAGATAGGAGAGATAATAGAATGTGAAATGCAAAATGCAAAATGCAAAATTATAGATGAGAACGGTAATGAGATACCCGTAAAAGGATTTGACCATTTTAAGGAATGA
- the panB gene encoding 3-methyl-2-oxobutanoate hydroxymethyltransferase, whose translation MFRPEKVTPQVLKELKEKGAKAVLLTAYDYPTALIEDSVGIDVILVGDSLAMTVLGHESTLSVGMDELLIACKAVRRGVKRAMVIADMPYMSYQPSNSLAIKNAGRFVADANVDGVKLEGAGLIVKRVKSIVDIGIPVMGHIGFTPQSIKKFGGYKVWGKTDEDVHKLIDDAKALETAGVFCIIVECVPESVVAKLKKAVSVPIYGIGAGQGCDGQILVVHDMLGLFPAFLPKYVKRYANLTSIIEKAIKKYIDEVKSGKFPDNEHSYH comes from the coding sequence ATGTTTAGACCGGAAAAGGTAACTCCACAAGTTCTAAAAGAACTTAAAGAAAAGGGTGCTAAGGCGGTATTACTTACTGCATACGACTATCCGACTGCCCTTATTGAGGATAGTGTAGGGATTGATGTAATACTTGTTGGTGATAGTCTTGCTATGACAGTACTTGGGCATGAGTCTACTCTTTCTGTAGGAATGGACGAGTTACTGATTGCATGCAAAGCAGTGAGAAGAGGAGTGAAGAGGGCTATGGTGATAGCAGATATGCCTTATATGTCATATCAGCCGTCTAATTCTTTAGCAATTAAAAATGCAGGTAGATTTGTAGCTGATGCAAATGTAGATGGTGTAAAACTTGAGGGTGCAGGATTAATAGTAAAGAGAGTAAAATCAATAGTAGATATCGGTATACCTGTGATGGGGCATATAGGATTTACACCACAAAGTATTAAAAAGTTTGGTGGCTATAAAGTTTGGGGTAAAACAGATGAAGATGTGCATAAACTAATTGATGATGCTAAAGCATTGGAGACTGCGGGTGTATTTTGTATAATTGTAGAGTGTGTTCCAGAAAGTGTGGTTGCTAAACTTAAGAAAGCGGTTTCAGTTCCAATTTATGGGATTGGAGCAGGACAGGGGTGCGACGGTCAAATCCTTGTTGTACACGATATGCTTGGATTATTTCCTGCATTCCTACCGAAATATGTTAAAAGGTATGCAAACCTGACATCTATCATAGAGAAAGCAATTAAGAAATACATTGATGAGGTAAAGAGTGGCAAGTTTCCTGACAATGAGCACTCATACCATTAA
- a CDS encoding DUF1844 domain-containing protein — protein MEKVPEASFASLVLFLATIASQHLGIVKNPITDKVEPNLELAKYTIDSIDILKEKTKGNLTKEEEELLETIISNLKLTYVRKQNKTTDQK, from the coding sequence ATGGAAAAAGTGCCTGAAGCTTCTTTTGCATCGCTTGTCCTTTTTCTTGCAACTATAGCATCGCAACACCTTGGAATTGTCAAAAATCCTATTACGGATAAGGTTGAGCCAAACCTTGAACTTGCTAAATATACAATTGATTCTATTGACATACTCAAAGAAAAGACAAAAGGTAATCTTACAAAAGAAGAGGAAGAATTACTTGAAACTATAATCAGTAACTTAAAACTCACATATGTTAGAAAACAAAATAAAACTACAGATCAAAAATAG
- the alr gene encoding alanine racemase, translating to MDDRIWAVVDLDKLRSNVRALKKKVHGVKILAVVKADAYGHGAREVSRVLKDEGIDMLGVASIDEACDLKAVGLPIMILSPTSVSNIPKIVSEGFIPTITYYHFARELAKEATKANKKVKVHIEIDTGMGRTGIQCEDAVAFVSLLLELKNIELNGIFTHFSEPEKRDREFTYEQIKRFRTVISELTKKGVSIPLVHTASTAAILNFSDSYFNMIRPGLLLYGLYPSDECLKEVKVEPILSLYTRVCQVKWVPPGTPISYGRTYVTKKREKIATLWVGYGDGYPRRLSNNGSVIIRGKIAKIVGRVCMDLTMVDVTNIPEVEIGDKVTLMGKDGDTEITVDDVASLAETINYEITTAICQRVPRLYISNGKPCKIRSLLGEEEL from the coding sequence ATGGATGATAGGATTTGGGCAGTTGTAGATTTGGATAAGCTTAGGAGTAATGTGAGAGCTTTAAAGAAGAAAGTTCATGGAGTAAAGATTTTAGCTGTTGTCAAGGCTGACGCTTACGGACATGGAGCGAGGGAGGTATCAAGGGTATTGAAAGATGAGGGTATTGATATGCTTGGTGTTGCCTCAATTGATGAGGCTTGTGATCTAAAAGCTGTTGGTTTACCTATAATGATACTTTCACCTACTTCAGTAAGTAATATACCAAAAATTGTATCTGAAGGGTTCATTCCAACTATTACTTATTATCATTTTGCAAGAGAACTTGCTAAAGAAGCAACAAAAGCAAATAAAAAAGTCAAAGTCCACATTGAAATCGATACTGGTATGGGAAGAACAGGAATTCAGTGTGAAGATGCTGTAGCCTTTGTTTCACTATTACTTGAACTTAAGAATATTGAACTCAATGGCATATTTACTCATTTTTCTGAGCCAGAAAAGCGAGACAGGGAATTTACTTATGAGCAAATAAAGAGGTTCAGAACAGTAATTTCTGAATTAACTAAAAAAGGAGTCAGTATCCCATTAGTTCATACTGCGTCAACAGCTGCTATTCTCAACTTTTCTGATTCTTACTTTAATATGATAAGACCGGGGCTCTTACTTTATGGATTATATCCATCAGATGAGTGTCTAAAGGAAGTTAAAGTAGAACCCATTCTCAGCCTTTACACAAGGGTGTGCCAAGTGAAATGGGTCCCGCCTGGAACCCCTATATCTTACGGAAGGACATATGTCACAAAGAAGAGAGAAAAAATTGCTACACTTTGGGTTGGCTATGGGGATGGGTATCCGAGACGATTATCAAATAATGGAAGTGTTATCATAAGAGGTAAAATTGCAAAAATAGTGGGAAGAGTGTGTATGGATTTAACTATGGTTGATGTAACTAATATACCTGAGGTAGAGATAGGTGATAAAGTAACTCTTATGGGAAAAGACGGAGATACAGAGATAACCGTAGATGATGTTGCATCTCTTGCAGAAACTATAAATTATGAGATAACCACTGCTATCTGCCAGAGGGTGCCAAGGCTTTATATAAGTAATGGAAAACCGTGTAAAATTAGGTCATTACTTGGAGAAGAGGAGCTATAA
- a CDS encoding radical SAM protein, which translates to MQRKLYDPIERAKLIEPLVVRGNSRKYYRIPRPGRWYGGISTGDCCGCSLRCVFCWSDVPRDKPDQIGRFYTPEEVFYKLTSCARKHNYRLLRISGNEPTISKEHLLRLLELIEATEYLFILETNGTLIDRDFANNLKQFKNLHVRVSLKGTNNEEFSILTGAIPEAFDLQLEALKNLTESGIRCNPAVMMSFSLKENVRKLQSTLTKIHKSLKIEEEYVFLYPHVVKRLRKASLKPLTAFTPNGIPNELI; encoded by the coding sequence ATGCAAAGAAAGTTATATGACCCTATTGAGAGGGCGAAGTTAATTGAGCCTCTTGTAGTTAGGGGTAATTCAAGAAAATACTACAGAATACCAAGACCTGGAAGATGGTATGGTGGAATATCAACTGGTGACTGCTGTGGTTGTAGTCTTAGGTGTGTATTTTGCTGGAGTGATGTGCCAAGAGATAAACCTGATCAGATTGGCAGATTTTATACTCCTGAAGAGGTATTTTATAAGCTTACATCTTGTGCAAGGAAGCATAACTATAGGCTTTTAAGAATAAGTGGAAATGAGCCAACTATTTCAAAAGAGCACCTATTGAGGCTGCTTGAGTTAATAGAGGCTACAGAATATTTGTTCATACTTGAGACGAATGGAACTCTAATTGATAGAGACTTTGCTAATAACCTAAAGCAATTTAAGAATTTACATGTACGTGTCTCTTTAAAGGGGACTAATAATGAAGAGTTCTCAATACTAACAGGCGCTATCCCTGAAGCGTTTGACTTACAACTTGAAGCTCTCAAGAACTTAACTGAATCTGGAATAAGGTGCAACCCAGCAGTAATGATGTCGTTCAGCTTAAAAGAGAATGTTAGAAAACTACAATCAACACTTACGAAAATACATAAATCGCTGAAAATTGAGGAAGAGTATGTTTTTCTATATCCACATGTAGTAAAGAGGCTTAGGAAGGCGAGCCTTAAGCCACTCACTGCTTTTACTCCTAATGGTATTCCAAATGAGTTAATATAA
- the rsmD gene encoding 16S rRNA (guanine(966)-N(2))-methyltransferase RsmD: protein MRITGGEVGGRRIKVPRGIRPTQDKVRTAIFNILGDRIKDVKFVDLFAGSGSVGIEAISRGASEVIFVEKSRKVVSVLNENLKSLGYMEKSKVINGDALKVKLKTPDIIFADPPYDMGFAKKVIDLWLISKRLLILEHSKHEKVDLGTHYTFGDTVITLIVGG from the coding sequence ATGAGAATAACTGGCGGTGAAGTGGGGGGGAGGCGAATAAAAGTGCCAAGAGGGATACGACCTACACAAGACAAAGTGAGGACTGCCATTTTTAATATACTTGGTGATAGGATAAAAGATGTAAAATTTGTTGACTTATTCGCAGGTAGTGGGTCAGTAGGGATTGAAGCTATATCAAGAGGGGCAAGTGAAGTAATCTTTGTTGAGAAGTCAAGAAAAGTTGTTTCTGTACTTAATGAGAACTTGAAATCTTTAGGCTATATGGAGAAGTCAAAAGTAATAAATGGCGATGCTCTCAAAGTCAAGCTTAAAACTCCTGATATTATCTTTGCTGACCCGCCTTACGACATGGGCTTTGCTAAAAAAGTGATAGATTTATGGCTTATCTCTAAAAGGCTATTAATTTTAGAGCACTCAAAGCATGAAAAAGTGGATTTAGGAACTCATTATACATTTGGAGATACAGTGATAACTTTAATTGTAGGAGGTTAA
- a CDS encoding riboflavin synthase yields MFTGLIEDVGNVVSIMGAGRGKTFRIRSYSINLAVGDSIAVNGVCLTVCKITGKDFEVYVSPETLLETNLLGLTSGSKVNLERALCITDRLGGHIVQGHVDGVCTVVGRKVFGKTIFSTTLLSISPPKELFHYIVNKGSIAIDGVSLTVREIKDNSFSVALVPYTLKNTTLGNLKVGDKVNLEVDIIAKYLRWQNLVQ; encoded by the coding sequence GTGTTTACTGGATTAATAGAAGATGTAGGCAATGTTGTCAGTATAATGGGTGCTGGTAGAGGTAAAACATTCAGAATACGTTCTTACTCCATTAATTTAGCAGTAGGTGATAGTATTGCAGTTAATGGTGTCTGTCTCACAGTCTGTAAAATAACTGGTAAGGATTTTGAAGTCTATGTGAGCCCAGAGACACTATTGGAAACCAATTTATTAGGACTTACCAGTGGAAGTAAAGTAAATTTAGAGCGTGCGTTATGTATTACTGATAGATTAGGTGGTCACATAGTTCAAGGTCATGTAGATGGTGTCTGTACTGTAGTGGGTCGTAAGGTATTTGGTAAAACAATCTTTTCTACTACACTCTTATCTATATCTCCACCTAAGGAACTCTTTCATTACATTGTCAATAAAGGTAGTATAGCTATAGATGGTGTAAGTTTAACAGTAAGAGAGATTAAAGACAATAGTTTCTCTGTAGCACTTGTCCCTTACACATTGAAGAATACAACTCTCGGTAACTTGAAGGTGGGTGATAAAGTTAACTTAGAAGTAGATATAATAGCCAAATATTTAAGATGGCAGAATTTAGTTCAGTAG
- a CDS encoding bifunctional 3,4-dihydroxy-2-butanone-4-phosphate synthase/GTP cyclohydrolase II codes for MAEFSSVEEVIEDIKNGRVVICVDDENRENEGDFICAAEKVTPDIINFMATHGRGIICLPSIPNRLHELGLDLMVDDNTALHGTLFTVSIDAKEGTTTGTSALDRATTIKKFVDPKASASDFARPGHVFPLKAQPEGVLRRAGHTEAAVDLARLSGLYPAGVLCEILDTNGDMARLPKLIEIAKKFNLHIVTVASLIDYRRKREKLVRRIATSSFPTSYGDFTLHLYESILTNEHHIALVKGEVTGKSNVLVRVHSQCLTGDIFSSLRCDCGEQLRKSLKLIQKEDCGVFLYMRQEGRGIGLAHKIMAYELQDKGLDTVDANAALGFPPDLRDYGIGAQILVDLGLSSIRILTNNPKKIVGLDGYGLKITERIPIEIPATDLNRKYLEVKRKKLGHILKLEDK; via the coding sequence ATGGCAGAATTTAGTTCAGTAGAAGAAGTAATTGAGGATATAAAGAACGGTCGTGTAGTAATCTGTGTAGATGACGAGAACCGTGAAAATGAGGGTGATTTCATTTGTGCAGCAGAGAAAGTTACTCCTGATATAATAAACTTTATGGCTACCCATGGCCGAGGTATAATATGCTTACCAAGTATTCCAAATAGGTTACATGAACTTGGTTTAGATTTGATGGTAGATGATAACACTGCACTACATGGCACCTTATTTACTGTGTCAATAGATGCTAAGGAAGGGACCACAACAGGGACTTCAGCTTTAGATAGAGCTACCACGATAAAGAAATTTGTAGACCCTAAAGCCTCTGCGTCCGATTTTGCTCGCCCAGGTCATGTATTTCCTTTAAAGGCTCAACCTGAGGGTGTTTTAAGGAGAGCAGGCCATACAGAGGCGGCTGTAGATTTAGCTCGTCTCTCCGGTCTTTATCCAGCTGGTGTGTTATGTGAAATTTTAGACACTAATGGCGATATGGCACGCTTACCAAAGTTAATTGAAATTGCAAAAAAGTTTAACTTGCACATTGTAACAGTGGCGTCTTTAATCGATTATCGACGTAAACGTGAGAAACTTGTAAGAAGGATAGCTACTTCTTCTTTTCCAACTTCATATGGTGACTTTACTCTACATCTATACGAAAGTATATTAACAAATGAGCACCATATTGCGTTAGTTAAAGGTGAAGTTACAGGTAAGTCAAATGTTCTTGTCCGTGTTCATTCTCAATGTTTAACAGGTGATATATTCAGTTCCTTAAGGTGTGACTGTGGTGAGCAGTTACGGAAATCGCTGAAGTTAATTCAAAAAGAAGATTGTGGTGTATTTCTTTATATGCGGCAAGAAGGTAGGGGGATTGGATTAGCTCATAAGATAATGGCTTATGAACTTCAAGATAAAGGATTAGATACAGTAGATGCAAATGCAGCACTCGGCTTCCCACCCGATTTAAGAGATTACGGAATAGGAGCTCAAATTCTTGTTGACCTCGGCCTATCAAGTATCCGGATTTTAACTAATAATCCAAAGAAAATAGTTGGACTTGATGGCTATGGGTTAAAGATAACCGAACGCATTCCTATTGAGATTCCAGCAACTGATCTTAATCGCAAATACTTAGAGGTAAAGCGAAAAAAACTTGGTCATATTTTAAAACTGGAGGACAAATGA
- the ribH gene encoding 6,7-dimethyl-8-ribityllumazine synthase, which produces MKIYEGHLSGEGKNFGIIVSRFNSFVTDRLLEGAIDCLTRHNTDPDAIEVFKVPGAFEIPQTLSILVRNNRFDAIICLAAIIRGETPHFDFLARDVSRGIANISIESGIPVGFGIITADTNEQAIDRAGGKRGNKGFYAALSVIEQLGLIQKIHEKSKKGKRTRP; this is translated from the coding sequence ATGAAAATTTACGAAGGCCATCTTTCTGGTGAAGGTAAAAATTTTGGTATTATAGTATCAAGATTTAATAGCTTTGTAACCGATAGATTACTTGAAGGTGCAATTGACTGTTTGACTCGTCATAATACCGACCCAGATGCAATAGAAGTTTTTAAAGTTCCAGGTGCATTTGAGATTCCGCAGACTTTAAGTATTCTTGTTCGTAATAATAGATTTGATGCCATTATCTGCTTAGCTGCAATAATAAGGGGTGAGACCCCTCACTTTGACTTCCTTGCACGTGATGTTTCGAGAGGTATAGCAAATATATCTATTGAATCTGGTATTCCAGTAGGTTTCGGTATAATAACGGCAGATACCAATGAGCAAGCAATTGATAGGGCGGGTGGTAAACGTGGTAACAAAGGCTTCTATGCTGCACTTTCAGTAATTGAGCAATTAGGACTTATTCAAAAAATACATGAAAAATCGAAGAAAGGCAAGAGAACTCGCCCTTGA
- the nusB gene encoding transcription antitermination factor NusB, with amino-acid sequence MKNRRKARELALEALYRHEIAHEAPEDILTDIFSRTHVPSSIKKFAHDIVLETTSRICELDQIISSVAKNWRLDRIAIIEKNILRAAICELLYFTDIPPKASINEAIELAKKYSTAESGKFVNGILDRVMKNVIRNNKRYSLKS; translated from the coding sequence ATGAAAAATCGAAGAAAGGCAAGAGAACTCGCCCTTGAAGCTCTTTACAGACACGAAATCGCACACGAAGCTCCTGAAGATATTTTAACTGATATTTTTTCTCGTACGCATGTACCTTCTTCAATAAAAAAATTTGCCCATGATATAGTACTTGAGACGACAAGTAGAATATGTGAACTTGACCAAATTATCAGCAGTGTCGCCAAAAACTGGAGACTTGATAGAATTGCCATTATAGAAAAAAATATATTAAGAGCCGCAATATGTGAGCTTTTATATTTTACAGATATACCACCAAAAGCATCTATAAATGAAGCAATAGAACTTGCAAAAAAATATTCTACTGCTGAGTCAGGTAAATTTGTCAATGGTATACTTGATAGAGTTATGAAAAATGTTATACGGAATAATAAGCGATATTCACTCAAATCTTGA
- a CDS encoding metallophosphoesterase family protein, translating into MLYGIISDIHSNLEALLVVSKELKRRQIRHIICLGDIVGYGANPNECCEVIDELTDFVILGNHDAGSIGLTDLSYFNEGAKSACIWTSKVLTQKNREWLKSLPITLKNEGDLIVHSAPSNPKAWNYILSEEDAVYEFSTFEENICFVGHSHVPITFVKEDSQYRTIQDYRFKLVPSYRYIINPGGVGQPRDDDPRASFAIYDKDKNEIEIIKVPYDIKSAQQKIIAAGLPKWLAVRLALGR; encoded by the coding sequence ATGTTATACGGAATAATAAGCGATATTCACTCAAATCTTGAAGCTCTATTAGTAGTTTCAAAGGAGCTAAAACGTAGGCAAATAAGGCATATAATCTGCTTAGGTGATATAGTTGGCTATGGTGCAAATCCAAATGAGTGCTGCGAAGTAATTGATGAACTCACAGACTTCGTCATTCTTGGCAATCATGATGCTGGCTCAATTGGGCTTACTGACTTATCTTATTTTAATGAGGGAGCTAAATCTGCTTGTATTTGGACAAGTAAAGTTCTAACCCAAAAAAATAGGGAGTGGCTTAAAAGTTTACCTATTACACTTAAAAATGAAGGTGACCTTATAGTTCATTCAGCTCCATCAAACCCTAAAGCTTGGAACTACATACTTTCAGAAGAGGATGCAGTTTACGAATTTAGCACTTTTGAAGAAAACATATGTTTTGTAGGTCATTCTCATGTCCCAATTACTTTTGTTAAAGAAGATTCTCAATATAGGACAATTCAAGATTATAGATTTAAACTTGTCCCTTCTTATCGGTATATAATAAATCCTGGTGGTGTCGGTCAACCAAGAGATGACGACCCACGTGCCTCATTTGCTATTTATGATAAAGACAAAAATGAGATCGAAATCATAAAGGTTCCTTACGATATAAAGAGTGCACAACAAAAAATAATCGCTGCAGGGCTTCCGAAGTGGCTGGCAGTCCGACTTGCATTGGGAAGATGA
- a CDS encoding transposase: protein MGRPLRIAVEGLPYHVVNRGNGRQAVFLDDEDFEKYVELLRRYKKEYCFELYHWVLMNNHFHLLLETTNKGSVSKIMQGITLAHTRYFNHKYKSVGHVWQGRFKSPIIEKDSYLLECARYVELNPVRVGLVKDPGDYKYSSYRFYSLGETDGLTDEDPLYKTFGKDSDTRHERYCEFVNEGLRDEVLSKIRGSLSRGDVLGTTDFVEKFRDKLGLPLKRRPRGRPRKQK, encoded by the coding sequence ATGGGGAGACCTTTACGTATTGCGGTTGAGGGATTGCCTTATCATGTGGTTAACCGAGGGAATGGGCGTCAAGCTGTCTTTTTAGATGATGAGGATTTTGAAAAATATGTGGAGCTTTTAAGAAGATATAAAAAGGAATATTGCTTTGAGCTTTATCACTGGGTTCTTATGAATAATCATTTCCATCTGCTTTTAGAAACAACTAATAAGGGCTCAGTGTCAAAAATTATGCAAGGAATTACTTTAGCTCATACGAGGTATTTTAATCATAAGTATAAAAGTGTTGGACATGTTTGGCAAGGAAGGTTTAAGAGTCCAATTATTGAGAAGGATAGTTATCTACTGGAATGTGCCAGATATGTTGAACTTAATCCAGTAAGAGTGGGATTAGTCAAAGACCCTGGCGACTACAAGTATAGTAGCTACCGATTTTATAGCTTAGGGGAAACAGATGGTTTAACAGATGAAGACCCACTTTATAAAACATTTGGTAAAGATTCAGACACCAGACACGAAAGGTATTGTGAATTTGTGAATGAAGGTCTCCGTGACGAGGTTCTATCAAAGATTCGTGGCTCACTATCACGAGGCGATGTTCTTGGCACAACAGATTTTGTTGAAAAATTTAGAGATAAACTAGGTCTCCCATTGAAGAGGAGACCCCGTGGTCGTCCAAGAAAACAAAAATGA